DNA sequence from the Chondrinema litorale genome:
TTTTACTTATTTCACTCGTTTAAACGATAGATAAATTACAGATTATCAGTCACTTATGCTATGGTAAAACCATTTAAAACTAATATTAAAACAACAAACTTTAGAGTTGTTGATCTTACTTTATCTTTTTAAAATAAATAGAGCCCTTACAAACCTCGTAGTTAATTTTTTTATAGGGTTACCCATTTAAATCTCAGTGTGTAAAACCCATACGATCTACAGGATTATCTTAGCTTAAAATAAGCATATATAAGATGAAAATAGATAAAGGATTAACAGAAAAAGCATTTAAAAGCAGGTTTGGGACAAAAGAACAGTGTTTAGCGTATTTACATGATCAGAAATGGAGTGATGGATACCATTGTCGAAAATGTAGGCATACTACTTTTTGTAAAGGCAAACAAGATTTTAGTAAACGATGCACAGCTTGTGGTTATGATGAATCTGCCACAGCTCATACTCTATTCCATAAGTTAAAATTTGGTATAGACACAGCCTTTGCCATGGTTTACGAGATAGTCACCAATAAAAAAGGAGCAAATAGTATTCATTTAGCCCAGCGTTTTGGTGTAAGACAAACGACAGCCTGGTTATTTAGACGTAAGGTGCAACAGGCTATGAGCAGTAGCAAAAAGTTTCCCTTAGTAGATCAGGTGCATGTAGATGAGTTTGAAATAGGCACTCCCCAAGAAGGAGAGCAAGGTCGCAGCCATTCAGACAAAAAAGTAAGAGTAGTGATTGCCATTGAATATAGAGAAGGCATTGCAGGAAGGGGGTATGCTCAACCCATAAAAGACTTTAGTGCTAAGAGCTTAAATCCTATATTCAAAGACCATATAAGTAAAAAAGCAGCCATAGTTACAGATGGTTGGAGTGGCTATAAACCTATCAAAAAGTTATACAAAAACATGCGCTCACAGTTATCAAACAAAGGGGAAAACTTCACCATGT
Encoded proteins:
- a CDS encoding IS1595 family transposase is translated as MKIDKGLTEKAFKSRFGTKEQCLAYLHDQKWSDGYHCRKCRHTTFCKGKQDFSKRCTACGYDESATAHTLFHKLKFGIDTAFAMVYEIVTNKKGANSIHLAQRFGVRQTTAWLFRRKVQQAMSSSKKFPLVDQVHVDEFEIGTPQEGEQGRSHSDKKVRVVIAIEYREGIAGRGYAQPIKDFSAKSLNPIFKDHISKKAAIVTDGWSGYKPIKKLYKNMRSQLSNKGENFTMLHLQIRNLKNWLRGTHSYCDKKLLNDYLNEYFFRFNRRNFRETILDKLLERMVEAKPKTYSQIICAAT